One segment of Streptomyces sp. NA02950 DNA contains the following:
- a CDS encoding helix-turn-helix transcriptional regulator: MDKSQISAIVADGHREPLTQLPLSLERATELAQCYKALGDPVRLRLLSLIASHLDGEICVCDLVGAFDLAQSTISHHLKILRDAGLVESQRRGTWVYYWISPTARETLGPVLGLPPYEAGSASH; this comes from the coding sequence ATGGACAAGAGCCAGATTTCGGCCATTGTGGCGGACGGGCACCGCGAGCCGTTGACACAGCTGCCGCTTTCCCTGGAGCGGGCGACCGAACTGGCGCAGTGCTACAAAGCCCTTGGTGACCCCGTCCGGCTGCGGCTGCTGTCCCTGATCGCCTCGCACCTCGACGGCGAGATCTGTGTCTGCGACTTGGTGGGCGCCTTCGACCTGGCCCAGTCCACCATTAGCCACCACTTGAAGATCCTTCGCGATGCCGGATTGGTCGAATCGCAGCGCCGCGGCACCTGGGTCTACTACTGGATCAGCCCCACGGCGCGCGAGACCCTCGGACCGGTCCTGGGGCTGCCCCCGTATGAGGCTGGATCGGCGTCCCACTAG
- a CDS encoding GTP-binding protein — protein sequence MIRFIALSGFLGAGKTTTLMAAARTLEEQGRRVAVITNDQGADLVDTQLAQSHVDRVGEVTGGCFCCRFEDLVSVARTLVDDGNVDTLLAESVGSCTDLQATVVNPMKRYYGDEFTVAPLTTVVEPDRHRALATALRLEDTESDLSYLFGKQLEEADVIALNKIDTLVQAERREITGRLAQRYPQAKIVAYSAATAEGITDLVDAWGNDTGSGAVLEIDYDRYANAEAQLAWLNQRFSSSSPQGFVPQTWATAALMHLSARAATKGWTIGHAKVSVRSGTALTKLSLISAGADPVANTAQTEPVHSADIQFNARVVCDPTDLDAAVQDAVRAADDAAACISVPLAAPTAFRPGYPVPVHRIQA from the coding sequence GTGATACGTTTCATCGCGCTGAGCGGATTCCTTGGTGCCGGCAAGACCACCACACTCATGGCGGCCGCACGCACCCTTGAGGAACAGGGTCGTCGTGTCGCCGTCATCACCAATGATCAAGGTGCCGACCTGGTCGACACCCAGCTCGCCCAGTCGCACGTGGACAGAGTTGGCGAGGTCACCGGCGGCTGTTTCTGTTGTCGCTTTGAAGACCTTGTGAGCGTCGCGCGGACGCTGGTCGACGACGGAAACGTCGACACCCTCCTCGCCGAGTCGGTCGGCAGCTGCACGGATCTGCAAGCCACAGTCGTGAACCCCATGAAGCGGTACTACGGGGACGAGTTCACCGTGGCCCCGCTGACCACCGTCGTCGAACCGGACCGGCACCGGGCACTCGCCACCGCTCTACGGCTCGAGGACACTGAATCGGACCTCTCCTATCTCTTCGGCAAGCAGCTGGAAGAGGCTGACGTCATCGCCTTGAACAAGATAGACACCCTGGTGCAAGCGGAGCGCCGAGAAATCACTGGCCGACTCGCCCAGCGTTATCCCCAGGCGAAAATAGTTGCGTACTCTGCGGCCACTGCCGAAGGGATTACGGACTTGGTGGACGCGTGGGGGAACGACACCGGGTCGGGCGCCGTGCTGGAGATCGACTACGATCGCTACGCCAACGCAGAGGCCCAACTCGCTTGGCTCAACCAGAGGTTCAGCAGCTCCAGCCCACAGGGATTCGTTCCCCAGACCTGGGCCACCGCCGCCCTGATGCACTTGTCGGCGCGAGCTGCTACCAAGGGCTGGACGATTGGACACGCCAAGGTGAGCGTGCGTTCTGGCACGGCGTTGACTAAGCTGAGCCTGATTTCCGCAGGGGCCGATCCGGTCGCCAACACCGCCCAGACGGAGCCCGTTCACAGCGCGGACATCCAGTTCAACGCCCGCGTGGTGTGCGACCCCACCGATCTGGACGCGGCCGTTCAGGATGCGGTTCGCGCGGCCGACGATGCCGCAGCCTGCATCAGTGTTCCGCTGGCAGCACCCACCGCCTTCCGCCCGGGGTACCCAGTACCCGTCCACCGTATCCAGGCGTAG
- a CDS encoding MIP/aquaporin family protein, with the protein MTATEHDRAEQSAIAADAPGTQPQFVPGGTPPQTPPLIAKAAAELVGTAALVAVVVGSGIQATDLTEDVGLQLLANSTATVFGLGVLITLFGPVSGAHFNPAVTLAEWWTARRGGPGVTLREAAIYVPVQIVGAIAGAILADAMFGEPLVKWSTHDRSAGHLLLGEVVATAGLILLIFGLARTGRLRVAPVAVASYIGAAYWFTSSTSFANPAVTIGRAFTDTFAGIAPGPVPAFIAMQLLGALAGMALVTLIFMPGRKTAE; encoded by the coding sequence TTGACCGCCACCGAGCACGACAGAGCCGAGCAGTCCGCCATAGCCGCCGACGCGCCCGGCACCCAGCCGCAGTTCGTCCCGGGCGGCACTCCGCCGCAGACTCCTCCGTTGATAGCCAAGGCCGCAGCCGAACTGGTCGGCACGGCGGCGCTGGTGGCGGTGGTGGTCGGATCCGGCATCCAGGCCACCGACCTGACCGAGGACGTAGGCCTGCAACTGCTGGCCAACTCCACGGCCACCGTCTTCGGCCTCGGCGTCCTGATCACCCTGTTCGGCCCGGTCTCCGGCGCACACTTCAATCCGGCTGTCACCCTGGCCGAATGGTGGACCGCACGCCGTGGCGGCCCCGGTGTCACTCTGCGCGAGGCAGCCATCTACGTCCCCGTCCAGATCGTCGGCGCGATCGCGGGCGCGATCCTGGCGGACGCGATGTTCGGCGAGCCCCTGGTCAAGTGGTCCACCCACGACCGCTCGGCGGGTCACCTCCTACTCGGCGAAGTCGTTGCCACCGCAGGTCTGATCCTGCTGATCTTCGGCCTGGCCCGTACCGGCCGGCTCCGCGTCGCCCCCGTCGCGGTCGCCTCTTACATCGGCGCGGCGTACTGGTTCACCTCGTCCACGTCCTTCGCCAACCCGGCGGTGACCATCGGCCGCGCCTTCACCGACACCTTCGCGGGCATCGCCCCCGGGCCGGTCCCGGCCTTCATCGCCATGCAACTCCTCGGCGCCCTGGCCGGGATGGCACTCGTGACCCTGATCTTCATGCCCGGCCGGAAAACCGCCGAGTGA
- a CDS encoding arsenate reductase ArsC: MPAAPLASVLFVCVHNAGRSQMAAGFLTALAGDRIEVRSAGSIPADQVNPAAVEAMAEVGIDIADHKPKILTTEALQASDYVITMGCGDACPIFPGKKYLDWALEDPAGKGVEAVRPIRDEINTRIQALIAEIDAKQEA, translated from the coding sequence ATGCCTGCCGCTCCGCTCGCCTCCGTGCTGTTCGTCTGCGTCCACAACGCGGGCCGCTCGCAGATGGCCGCCGGATTCCTCACCGCCCTCGCGGGCGACCGGATCGAGGTCCGCTCCGCCGGATCCATCCCAGCCGACCAGGTCAACCCCGCCGCCGTGGAGGCCATGGCCGAGGTCGGCATCGACATCGCCGACCACAAGCCCAAGATCCTTACCACCGAGGCCCTACAGGCGTCCGACTACGTCATCACCATGGGCTGCGGCGACGCCTGCCCGATCTTCCCCGGCAAGAAGTACCTCGACTGGGCCCTGGAAGACCCCGCGGGCAAGGGCGTCGAGGCCGTCCGCCCCATCCGCGACGAGATCAACACCCGCATCCAGGCCCTCATCGCCGAGATCGACGCCAAGCAGGAAGCGTGA
- a CDS encoding low molecular weight phosphatase family protein: MSTSSPPLLPDPRLATSAARLTTRHAGHFSAETVQGLLADSYRRLAETARVTTHLVVLAERLAAERLDALAHVHSAPDSGLVRVLFVCSHNAGRSQLAATLLQQRAAGRVTVSSAGTHPAAEVEPHIAQVLTERGADVADAFPKPLTDEVVQAADIVITMGCGDACPVVPGRRYLDWPVADPDGAPIAVVRQIRDDIDAHITDLLTSLPA, translated from the coding sequence ATGTCCACCTCCTCACCGCCCCTTCTGCCCGACCCCCGTCTGGCCACCAGCGCGGCCCGGCTCACCACCCGGCACGCAGGCCACTTCTCGGCCGAGACCGTGCAGGGCCTGCTCGCCGACTCCTACCGGCGCCTGGCCGAGACCGCGCGGGTCACCACGCACTTGGTCGTCCTGGCCGAGCGCCTCGCCGCCGAACGCCTCGACGCCCTCGCGCACGTCCACAGCGCGCCGGACTCCGGGCTGGTGCGGGTGCTGTTCGTGTGCAGCCACAACGCCGGCCGCTCCCAGCTCGCGGCCACCCTCCTTCAGCAGCGGGCCGCCGGGCGGGTGACCGTCTCCTCCGCGGGCACGCATCCGGCCGCCGAGGTGGAGCCGCACATCGCGCAGGTCCTCACCGAGCGGGGTGCGGATGTGGCCGACGCGTTCCCCAAGCCGCTGACCGACGAGGTCGTCCAGGCCGCCGACATCGTCATCACCATGGGCTGCGGCGACGCCTGCCCCGTCGTGCCGGGCCGCCGCTACCTGGACTGGCCCGTCGCCGACCCCGACGGCGCCCCGATCGCCGTCGTGAGGCAGATCCGCGACGACATCGACGCCCACATCACCGACCTGCTGACCTCCCTGCCCGCCTGA
- a CDS encoding helix-turn-helix transcriptional regulator has translation MLTSVDTDLIRVLADPLRLQIVNLLARETLCTTHLVEETGARQTNLSNHLKVLRDAGVVETEPCGRYVYYRLRPDIIESLADQFTKLAATARATAAAETKRACP, from the coding sequence ATGCTGACGTCAGTCGACACTGACCTGATCCGGGTGCTGGCCGACCCGCTCAGGCTCCAGATCGTGAACCTGCTGGCCCGCGAGACGCTGTGCACCACACACCTGGTGGAGGAGACCGGCGCCCGCCAGACGAACCTGTCCAACCACCTGAAGGTGCTGCGGGATGCCGGGGTGGTGGAGACCGAGCCGTGTGGCCGGTACGTCTACTACCGGCTCAGGCCCGACATCATCGAGTCCCTGGCAGACCAGTTCACCAAGCTCGCCGCGACCGCCCGCGCCACCGCCGCCGCCGAGACCAAGAGGGCCTGCCCGTGA
- the arsB gene encoding ACR3 family arsenite efflux transporter, producing MTRTDTPATATAEESSVVAKLSTLDRYLAVWILAAMALGLGLGRLVPGLNDALAKVEIGGISLPIALGLLIMMYPVLAKVRYDKLDAVTGDKPLMISSLVINWILGPAVMFALAWIFLSDLPEYRTGLIIVGLARCIAMVIIWNDLACGDREAAAVLVALNSVFQVLAFGVLGWFYLGLLPGWLGLGDGQHLDISMWKIALNVVIFLGIPLLAGFLTRRIGESKLGRERYENGFLPKIGPFALYGLLFTIVILFALQGKTITSQPLDVARIAVPLLVYFALIWFGTFVLGKAIGLAYDRTATLAFTAAGNNFELAIAVAITTFGVTSGQALSGVVGPLIEVPVLVALVYVSLAWRRKFRAPVAP from the coding sequence GTGACCCGCACCGACACCCCCGCGACCGCGACGGCCGAGGAGTCCTCAGTCGTCGCCAAGCTCTCCACCCTCGACCGCTACCTCGCCGTATGGATCCTGGCCGCGATGGCCCTCGGCCTGGGGCTCGGCCGGCTGGTCCCCGGCTTGAACGACGCCCTGGCGAAGGTGGAGATCGGTGGGATCTCCCTGCCGATCGCGCTCGGCCTGCTGATCATGATGTATCCGGTCCTGGCCAAGGTCCGCTACGACAAGCTCGACGCCGTCACCGGCGACAAGCCGCTCATGATCTCCTCACTGGTCATCAACTGGATCCTCGGTCCGGCAGTGATGTTCGCGCTCGCGTGGATCTTCCTGTCCGACCTGCCCGAGTACCGCACCGGCCTGATCATCGTCGGCTTGGCCCGCTGCATTGCCATGGTCATCATCTGGAACGACCTGGCCTGCGGCGACCGGGAAGCCGCCGCGGTCCTGGTCGCTTTGAACTCGGTCTTTCAGGTCCTCGCGTTCGGCGTGCTCGGCTGGTTCTACCTCGGCCTGCTGCCCGGCTGGCTCGGCCTGGGTGACGGCCAGCACCTGGACATCTCGATGTGGAAGATCGCCCTGAACGTGGTCATCTTCCTCGGAATCCCGCTGCTCGCCGGGTTTTTGACCCGCCGCATCGGCGAGAGCAAGCTCGGGCGTGAGCGGTACGAGAACGGCTTCCTGCCGAAGATCGGCCCGTTCGCCCTCTACGGCCTGCTGTTCACGATCGTCATCCTCTTCGCCCTGCAGGGAAAGACGATCACCTCACAGCCGCTGGACGTCGCACGGATCGCAGTGCCGCTGCTGGTGTACTTCGCGCTGATCTGGTTCGGCACCTTCGTCCTCGGCAAGGCGATCGGCCTGGCCTACGACCGCACCGCCACCCTGGCCTTCACCGCAGCCGGGAACAACTTCGAGCTGGCCATCGCGGTCGCCATAACTACCTTCGGCGTCACCTCCGGCCAGGCCCTGTCCGGTGTCGTCGGCCCGCTGATCGAGGTCCCGGTGCTGGTGGCGCTGGTGTACGTCTCGCTGGCCTGGCGACGGAAGTTTAGGGCGCCTGTCGCGCCCTGA
- a CDS encoding HEPN/Toprim-associated domain-containing protein, with translation MGHYSYLVVGDCQFFYFRNHYDEQLAALFDEAERECVAPNEATGEGKFGYFTTAHALRQRLDVQGFTSRRAQADLAEGLLQWRKSYEDEREEAAKDEWVREPRTREPRESADLLAGIGRAVRPHRKSFETIGEYLQYENQFVETVQDVDELRGIVEVRSLIRLLLDQAPDETRVGLDLSELTGCCVHMDPVQPVAGPTRMRQLASLPADAPLIVLTEGSTDSRLLTQAMQTTHPHLVGFVRFIDYSGTDAQGSAGALVVMVSAFIAAGVANRFVAIADNDTAAHIALAKLKSRKLPEGCQVLHYPDLPMLASYPTIGPSSSVVSLTNLNGVAGSLEMYLGEDVLTFGGSLAPVHLQNYGPTVQRPHGALSKQHKRLVQKAFQKKVRAAQRGQRSDFADWSGVHAIVERIVHAFD, from the coding sequence ATGGGGCATTACTCATATCTCGTAGTCGGGGACTGTCAGTTCTTCTACTTCCGCAACCACTACGACGAGCAGCTGGCGGCACTATTCGACGAGGCTGAACGAGAGTGTGTCGCTCCGAATGAAGCGACGGGCGAGGGAAAGTTCGGGTACTTCACCACCGCCCACGCGCTGCGGCAGCGTCTGGACGTGCAAGGCTTCACCTCGCGGCGGGCGCAGGCCGACCTGGCGGAGGGTCTCTTGCAGTGGCGCAAGAGCTACGAAGACGAACGGGAGGAAGCGGCGAAGGACGAGTGGGTGAGGGAGCCTCGAACCCGGGAACCACGTGAGTCCGCTGATCTGCTGGCGGGCATCGGGAGAGCGGTCAGACCACACAGGAAGTCTTTCGAAACGATCGGGGAGTACCTCCAGTACGAAAATCAGTTCGTGGAGACCGTTCAAGACGTCGACGAGCTCCGCGGCATTGTTGAGGTTCGCAGCCTGATACGACTGCTTCTGGACCAGGCCCCCGACGAGACACGAGTTGGGCTGGATCTCAGCGAGTTGACCGGATGCTGCGTCCATATGGACCCAGTCCAGCCCGTTGCGGGACCGACGCGCATGCGGCAACTCGCATCCCTGCCGGCTGATGCTCCGCTGATTGTGCTGACTGAGGGAAGCACCGATTCCAGATTGCTCACTCAGGCCATGCAGACCACCCATCCGCACCTCGTGGGGTTCGTACGCTTCATCGACTACTCCGGAACGGACGCGCAGGGCAGCGCCGGCGCGCTTGTGGTGATGGTGTCTGCGTTCATTGCGGCCGGCGTCGCCAACCGCTTCGTGGCTATCGCCGACAATGACACTGCTGCACACATAGCCCTTGCCAAGCTCAAGAGCCGAAAGCTGCCAGAAGGGTGCCAGGTTCTGCACTATCCGGATCTGCCCATGTTGGCCAGCTACCCCACCATCGGTCCGTCGTCCTCAGTGGTGTCACTGACCAATCTGAACGGCGTGGCCGGTTCCCTGGAGATGTATCTCGGCGAGGACGTCCTGACTTTCGGCGGCTCGTTGGCACCAGTCCACCTGCAGAACTACGGGCCCACGGTGCAACGCCCCCACGGTGCCCTCTCGAAGCAGCACAAGAGGCTGGTGCAGAAGGCCTTCCAGAAGAAGGTCAGGGCTGCCCAACGGGGGCAGCGGAGCGACTTCGCTGACTGGAGCGGCGTGCACGCCATTGTCGAGAGGATCGTCCACGCCTTCGACTGA
- a CDS encoding TIGR02391 family protein, whose translation MGIDIDWAREQLTGFLELTELYRPPDPPGTTNLSSSRANRGTQDEIVASAQVVERILDRVLPRWRTEVPSERNKRVNRWCQHREAVQRADVVLVRDTEIRERLGDDAPQISAAMMHPWVWDGARSLWQSGHFREAVTAAARKVNAETQNKVVRRDVSETNLFKSVFSQDPPKPGQPRLRITADDGSDTFRSLHRGAMSFADGCYAGIRNPNSHEDGLPELPEHQALEQLAAFSVLARWVDSATVEL comes from the coding sequence ATGGGCATCGACATTGACTGGGCCCGCGAACAGCTCACGGGTTTCCTGGAACTGACGGAGCTGTACCGGCCGCCCGACCCTCCCGGGACCACCAACTTGAGCAGTAGTCGGGCGAACCGTGGCACGCAGGACGAGATCGTCGCCAGCGCACAGGTGGTGGAGCGGATCCTGGACCGTGTGCTGCCACGGTGGCGGACGGAAGTCCCCAGCGAGCGCAACAAGCGGGTCAATCGTTGGTGCCAGCACCGCGAGGCGGTCCAGCGGGCTGATGTCGTCCTTGTGCGTGACACGGAGATCAGGGAACGCCTCGGTGATGACGCGCCCCAGATCAGTGCCGCCATGATGCATCCGTGGGTGTGGGATGGGGCGCGGTCGTTGTGGCAGAGCGGCCACTTCCGCGAAGCGGTCACCGCGGCCGCCAGGAAAGTCAACGCCGAGACGCAGAACAAGGTCGTACGCCGCGACGTGAGCGAGACCAACCTCTTCAAGAGCGTCTTCTCCCAGGACCCGCCCAAGCCCGGCCAGCCCCGGCTGCGGATCACGGCCGATGACGGCAGCGACACCTTCCGCAGCCTTCACCGCGGCGCCATGTCCTTCGCCGATGGGTGTTACGCGGGGATCCGCAATCCCAACAGCCACGAGGACGGCTTGCCCGAGCTGCCGGAACACCAGGCGCTGGAGCAGCTGGCGGCCTTCAGTGTCCTGGCCCGCTGGGTGGATTCCGCCACGGTGGAGCTGTGA
- a CDS encoding GNAT family N-acetyltransferase: MSNGAVGPLIVPLTAQHAEQVLATYQPGIDEGNAAFETTAPAWDTFDAAKLPGHRFAALDASGAVLGWIAATKASSRCADAGVSEHAVYVDPGARGRGIASALLKALIDSTEAAGIWTIQSGTFPENTTSLAVRQRAGFRIIGTRERIGRHHGTWRDVLLIERRSPAIV; the protein is encoded by the coding sequence ATGAGCAACGGGGCTGTGGGTCCGCTGATCGTGCCGCTGACGGCACAGCACGCCGAGCAGGTGCTGGCGACCTACCAGCCGGGCATCGACGAAGGCAACGCAGCCTTCGAGACCACCGCCCCCGCCTGGGACACCTTCGACGCGGCCAAACTCCCCGGCCACCGCTTCGCCGCGCTCGACGCGAGCGGAGCGGTCCTCGGCTGGATCGCGGCCACCAAGGCCTCCAGCCGCTGCGCCGATGCCGGCGTGAGCGAGCACGCGGTGTACGTCGACCCCGGCGCCCGTGGACGTGGCATCGCCTCCGCGCTGCTCAAGGCACTCATCGACTCCACCGAGGCGGCAGGGATCTGGACCATCCAGTCCGGCACCTTCCCCGAGAACACCACCAGCCTCGCCGTGCGCCAGCGTGCCGGGTTCCGGATTATCGGCACCCGCGAACGCATCGGCCGCCACCACGGCACATGGCGCGACGTGCTGCTCATCGAACGGCGCAGCCCGGCTATCGTCTGA
- a CDS encoding helix-turn-helix transcriptional regulator translates to MSNAQAMPQLDTETGPVVAPCCPPLAERPFTAEEAETAAPMFKALGDPVRLRLFSAIASHEGGEACVCDISDVGVSQPTVSHHLKKLKETGLLTSQRRGTWVYYRVEPSVLAAMGQLIASPATA, encoded by the coding sequence ATGTCGAACGCGCAAGCGATGCCGCAGCTCGATACGGAAACCGGCCCGGTGGTAGCGCCATGCTGCCCGCCGCTGGCCGAGCGCCCCTTCACCGCCGAGGAGGCCGAGACAGCCGCGCCGATGTTCAAGGCGCTCGGCGACCCCGTCCGGCTGCGGCTGTTCTCCGCCATCGCCTCGCACGAGGGCGGCGAGGCATGCGTGTGCGACATCTCCGACGTCGGCGTTTCCCAGCCGACCGTCTCCCATCACCTGAAGAAGCTCAAGGAGACCGGGCTGCTGACCTCCCAGCGGCGCGGAACCTGGGTGTACTACCGGGTCGAGCCCTCCGTGCTTGCGGCCATGGGCCAGCTGATCGCATCGCCGGCTACTGCCTGA